The region TCAACCCGCCCGTCGAATCGAAGCGGCCGATCCACACGCCCGTGATGTTCGTGCCGTCGTTCGACTCCTCGATTTCGAGCGTGTCGCCATCGCGATCGCCGGCGAGCAGGATCACCTCGCCCGTATCGGCAAACTGGTATTCGCCGTGCACGCCCTCTTCGTCCGTCTTCGGCCCGAGATGCACGACGATCGGCCGGTCGCCGAGCGTGCCCTCGTAGCGCGGCAGGCGCGCGAATTCAGGATTCGGCCGCAGCGGCCGCGCCGGTGCCGCGTCATCCTGCTGCACACCCGGCGCAGCGGCCTGCGCCGCGGCCACGCCGGGCACCGCCAGAGCTGCCGCCAGTGCGCCGGCGATCACCAGCGCACGTTGCCATTCCGAATATCCACCCACTTCGTGTTGCTCCCTTGCTTCAGATTCGCTCGACAATCGCGGCGATATCTCGTCGCACGCCGATCGACGCCATCGCGAGCGCCGGACGGCCCCCATTCAACGGCGCCGCTCGCGCGATACGCATGCCGTTCGCCACGCGTTCACGTCGCGTCTCGCATGTCGTGCGCGAACGCCCGGCCGGCGTGCGCGATTCGCGTCAGCCCTGCATCAGGCGTTCGACCGCCGCGCGATGCGGAATCGGCGCGACCGCGCCGTAGCCCGTCGTCGACAATGCCGCCGCGGCGTTCGCGTACCGCGCGGCCGCGAACGGATCGTCGCCCGCGACGATCCGCGCCACGAACGCGCCGCCGAAGCAGTCGCCCGCGCCCGTCGCGTCGACGGCCTCGACCGCGAAACCCGGCACCACACGACGTTCGTTCGGGGTTGCCACATACGCGCCTTCCCTGCCCAGCTTCAGCGCGACGACCTGCGGTCCGTGCTCGAGCATCGCATCGACGATCGCGTCCCGATCGTTCGCGCCCGTGAGTGCCGTGACGTCGTCCCAACTCGGCAGGCAGATGTCGGTCTGCCGCAGCGCTTCGCGCATCACCGCGCGGGCGCGCGGCAGCGGCCACAGCTTCAGGCGCAGGTTCGTGTCGAAGCTGACCTGCGCGCCGTTGCTGCGCGCATGCGCAATCGCCGCAAACGCCGCGTCGCACGCGGTCGTGCTGATCGCAAGGCTGATACCCGACAGATGCACGGCCTTCGCCGCGGCCAGCGCATCGAACGGCAGGTCGGCGATCGAATAGCGGCTCGCCGCCGAGCCCGCGCGCAGATAATCGAACTGGTGCCCGTCGGTTCCGTGCGTGACGAAATACACGCCGGTCGGCGCAGTGCGGTCGATCCGCACATACGTCGTGTCGACTTGCTCGGCCGCCCACATGTCCGCCAGCAAGCGACCGAACGGATCGTCACCGATCGCGGATACGAAGCCCGTCGATGCGCCCTGGCGCGCCGCGGCGATGCAGAAGTTCGACGTGTCGCCGCCAAAGCCCTGCAGAAACTCCGGACGCCCCGGCTGCGACTGGTTGAATTCGATCATCGCCTCGCCGAGCGCGAGGATCTGCGGGAACGCTGCGGCCATCGCTCAGACCTCGCCCCACAGGTCGTGACCGTCCGCGCCGGTGATCTTCACGGACACGAAATCGCCGACCTTGTAGCGCTTCGAAGCCTTCGCCGCCGGCTCGACATAAACGACGCCGTCGATCTCGGGCGCATCCGCCGCCGTGCGGCCGATGCCGCCTTCCGCGTTGACTTCGTCGATCAGCACCTTCACGGTCTTGCCGACCTTGCGTTGCATGCGCCGTGCCGACACTTCCTCGGCGACCTCCATGAAACGCGCGCGACGCGCTTCGCGAACCTCGTCCGGCAGTGCGCCGTCGAGTTCGTTCGCGCTCGCCCCTTCGACCGGCGAATACGCGAAACAGCCGACCCGATCGAGTTCCGCTTCGCGAATGAAATCGAGCAGCGTGTCGAACTGCTCTTCCGTCTCGCCCGGGAAGCCGGCGATGAACGTGCTGCGGATCGTCAGATCCGGGCAGATGTCGCGCCACTTTTGCACGCGCTCGAGCACCTTCTCCGCGTTCGCCGGACGCTTCATGCGCTTGAGCACTTCCGGATGCGCGTGCTGGAACGGCACGTCGAGATACGGAAGCACGTGGCCCTTGAACGGGCCTTCGGCCATCAGCGGAATGACTTCGTCGACGCTCGGATAGGGATACACATAGTGCAGGCGCACCCACGCGCCGTACTGCGCGGCGAGTTCGCCGAGCGCGGCGACGAGGTCCGTCATGCGCGTCTTGATCGGCTTGCCGTTCCAGAAGCCCGTGCGGTACTTCACGTCAACGCCGTACGCGCTCGCATCCTGCGAGATCACGAGCAGTTCCTTCACGCCCGACTTGAACAGGTTCTCGGCCTCGAGCATCACTTCGGCGACCGGACGCGACACCAGATCGCCGCGCATCGACGGGATGATGCAGAACGTGCAGCGGTGGTTGCAACCTTCGGAGATCTTCAGGTATGCGTAGTGACGCGGCGTGAGCTTGATGCCGGCGGCCGGCACGAGGTCGACGAACGGATCGTGCGGCTTCGGCAGGTGCGAATGCACGGCCTGCATCACTTCACCCACGGCGTGCGGGCCGGTGACGGCGAGCACCTTCGGATGGACTTCCTCGATGAGGTTCGAGCCGCTGGCGCTCGACTTCGCGCCGAGGCAGCCGGTGACGATCACCTTGCCGTTCTCGGTCAGCGCCTCGCCGATCGCGTCGAGGCTTTCCTGCACGGCTTCGTCGATGAAGCCGCAGGTGTTGACGACGACGAGATCCGCGCCGTCATACGTGCCGGAGATTTCATAACCTTCGGCGCGCAGCTGCGTGATGATTTGCTCGGAGTCGACGAGGGCCTTCGGGCAGCCGAGGGATACGAAGCCTACTTTGGGGGACTGGGACATCTGGAATGTGGGGGCGTGGCGGCAAAAGCGTGAGTTTACAGCTATTTATGGGTCAGCGAGGCAAAACCGGCAGACCGGGCGCCCGGGATCGCGGCCCCAACACGCGGGGCGCACGCGCGAATCGCGCGGCCGCAGGCACCGGAGATCCAGCCCTTTCACGCGGACGGCGATCCGGCGCCGGGCGAGATTGCCGGCCGCCCCCGCACGACAATCGCCCCGGCGCGGCCGCGCCGCTATGCGAAAATCCCGACATTCGCTCCATTCACCTACCCAACGGGGTTCGCATGACCACCCACATCACCATCGAATTCACCGAGCACGCCGCCGAAACCATCAACGAGCAAACCAGCACGAGCTTTTCGTATGACCAAGGCGCGCACGTGCCGCAGCCCGGCGACTTCGTCGAACTGGAAAATTCGCGCCAGACGTTTCTCGTGATCGGTCGCGTGTTTTCGCTGAAGTCGAACTACTGCGCAGTGAAGCTCGTGCTCGACCTTCCGCCGGCGGACGATCATCACGATTTCGATCCGGCGCTTTGAGCAAGACCGGTGAGACGCGCTCGGGGAGCAGCGCGGCGAGACGCAACGGCGGCGCAATCGTTTCGACGATCGTGTGAAATGCGATGGATCGGACCGCGATCACGCCCGCCGACGCGGCAGGGACGCCCGATCCCGACGATCGCAAACGATCGTCGGCCATACGTGGCGAAAGCCTGAAGCGGCGGCCGCAGCGCCGCCGCGCGCAATCGGCGTGACGCCCCGCTGCACGCAGCAGCGCCCGCCAACCGGCTGCGCGCGCCGCCGGTTGGCCGGCCCGCCGCGCGAGCGTTACTTCTTTTCCGGTTCCGGCGCGCCCGGCTGCTTGAACGGGAACGTGCTGAACATCGACTTGGCCTGATTCTGCATCTGCTCCTGCATCTGCACGAACATGTTCTTCGACTGCTCGATGTAGCTCGTCATCATCCCTTGCATCATCGGCGCCTGCATGTTCATGAACTGCGACCAGACTTCCGGATTCATCGCGTTGCCTTCGTAAAGGTTCTTCGATTGATCGGCAAGCTTGTTCTGGATGTCGATGAAAGCCTGGATGTTCTTTTCCAGGTACGTGCCCATCATCCCCTGCATCGCATGACCGTAGAAACGGATGATCTGCGACAGCATCGACGACGAGAACATCGGCACGCCGCCGCTCTCCTCCTCGAGAATGATCTGCAGCAGGATGCTGCGCGTCAGGTCTTCGTTGGATTTCGCATCGACGACCTTGAAATCCTCCTGCTCCAGCACGAGTTGCTTGACGTCGGTCAGCGTGATGTACGTGCTTGTCTCGGTATCGTAGAGCCGGCGGTTCGGGTACTTCTTGATGAGCCGCTCGGCCGTTTTCTTTGTAGTAGTCATGTAACGCCTTTCGGTGCAGCGTAGCGCAAGTGACAAATCCCCGCCTCCCGGAACGGGAGGCGGGGGCCTTCGGAAACGCCAGGCTGCACGGCCGAGCCGGCCTGCGCAGCCCGGACGTTCAGCCCATGTGCAGGCCGCCGTTCAGCGAGAAGTCAGCGCCGGTCGCGAAGCCCGAATCGTTCGATGCGAGCCATGCGACGATCGAGCCGATTTCCTCCGGCGCACCGAGACGCCGCACCGGAATCGTCGCGACGATCTTCTCGAGCACGTCCGGACGGATCGCCTTCACCATGTCGGTGCCGATGTAGCCGGGCGACACGGTATTGACCGTCACGCCCTTCGTTGCGACTTCCTGCGCAAGCGCCATCGTGAAGCCGTGGATGCCGGCCTTCGCGGTGGAGTAGTTCGTTTGCCCGAATTGCCCTTTCTGGCCGTTCACCGACGAGATGTTGATGATGCGGCCCCAGCCGCGCTCCACCATCCCGTCGATCACCTGCTTCGTCACGTTGAACAGGCTCGTGAGGTTGGTGTCGATCACGGCCGTCCAGTCTTCGTGCGTCATCTTGCGGAACACGACGTCGCGCGTAATGCCTGCGTTGTTGACCAGCACGTCGATCTCGCCGACTTCGGCCTTGACCTTGTCGAACGCTGCCTTGGTCGAGTCCCAGTCGCCGACGTTGCCTTCCGACGCGATGAAATCGTAGCCGAGCGCCTTCTGGTCCTCGAGCCACTTCACCCGGCGCGGCGAGTTGGGGCCGCAACCTGCGACCACCTTGAAGCCGTCTTTCGACAGACGCTGGCAAATACTGGTGCCGATGCCGCCCATCCCGCCCGTTACGTACGCAATTCGCTGAGACATAAATCTCACTCCATTTTTAGATTCGAGAGCTGCCGGAGGCCCCCTCTGACTTCACGTAGCGCCGGCCGAAGCCGCAATCGGCCGGCACCCGGATTGGTTTATACCGCGACGCCGGACGTTACGGACGCTCGACCGCGAGCGCGACGCCCATCCCGCCGCCGATGCACAGCGACGCCAACCCGCGCTTCGCGTCGCGCTTGACCATCTCGTGCAGCAGCGTCACCAGGATCCGGCAGCCCGACGCGCCGATCGGGTGGCCGATCGCGATCGCCCCGCCGTTCACGTTCACCTTCGACGTGTCCCAGCCCATCTGCTTGTGCACCGCCAGCGCCTGCGCCGCGAACGCTTCGTTGATTTCCATCAGATCCAGGTCGCCCGGCGTCCAGCCCGCGCGCTCCAGCGCACGGCGCGACGCCGGCACCGGGCCCATGCCCATCACGCTCGGATCCACGCCCGCGTTCGCGTACGCCTTGATCCGCGCAAGCGGCGTCAGACCCAGCGCCGCCGCCTTCTGCGCCGACATCACCAGCACCGCCGCCGCGCCGTCGTTCAGCCCCGACGCGTTCGCCGCCGTCACCGACCCGTCCTTCGCGAACGCCGGCTTCAACCCCGCCAGCGATTCTGCCGTCACGCCGTGGCGCACGAATTCGTCGGTCGCGAATTGCACCGGCTCGCCCTTGCGCTGCGGAATCGCCACCGGCACGATCTCGTCGTTGAAACGGCCGGCCTTCTGCGCGGCTTCCGCCTTGTTCTGCGACAGCGCCGCGAACGCGTCCTGCTCCTCGCGCGTGATCCCGTATTCCTTCGCAACGTTCTCCGCGGTGATCCCCATGTGGTACTGGTTGTACACGTCCCACAACCCGTCGACGATCATCGTGTCGACCAGCTTCGCATCACCCATCCGGAAGCCGTCGCGCGAGCCCGGCAGCACGTGCGGCGCCGCGCTCATGTTTTCCTGGCCGCCGGCGATCACGATCTCCGCATCGCCCGCGATGATCGCGTTCGCCGCGAGCATCACGGCCTTCAGGCCCGAACCGCACACCTTGTTGATCGTCATGCCCGGCACCGCATTCGGCAGGCCGGCCTTGATCAGCGACTGGCGCGCCGGGTTCTGCCCGGAGCCCGCCGTCAGCACCTGGCCCATGATCACTTCGCTCACCTGGTCGGGCTTCACGCCCGCACGCTCCAGCACCGCACGAATCACCGTCGCGCCCAGCTCCGGTGCCGCAACCTTCGCGAGCGAGCCGCCGAATTTGCCGACCGCGGTCCGCGCGGCCGATACGATCACTACGTCCGTCATTTCCGTTTCCTCCGGGCCGGCACGACACGGTGCATCGCTACCGTCCCTGTTAAAAAAACTGCGGGGCACCGGACAGCGTGCGCCGCTGTCCGGTTTTCGTCAATCGCGCTGCAACACGTAACGGCCAGGTGCCGGCTCGATCACCGGGAACTGCGCGGAGCCTGCAGTGGCTGGCGGCGCCACCTTGCGGCCGCCGTACTGGTCGAGCCATTCGACCCAGCTCGTCCACCAGCTGCCCGGTTGCTCGGTCGCGCCGGCGAACCAGTCGTCCGCGGATTCGGGCAAACCGTTGTCGTTGACCCAGTAGCTGCGCTTCTTTTTCGCCGGCGGATTGATCACGCCCGCGATGTGGCCCGACGCGCCGAGTACGAACTTCAGCGGGCCCGTCAGAATCGACGTCGACGCATACGCCGTTTGCCACGGCACGATGTGGTCCTCGCGCGACCCGTAGATGAAGGTCGGCACGTCGATGCGCGACAGGTCGACGGATTCGCCGCACACGGTCAGCGCATTCGGCACGCGCAGCTTGTTCTCGAGATAGGTATTGCGCAGGTACCACGCGTACATCGGGCCCGGCAGGCTCGTCGAGTCGCTGTTCCAGTACAGCAGGTCGAACGCGGCAGGTGTGCGGCCCTTCAGATAGTTGTCGACGACGTAGTTCCACACGAGATCGTTCGGCCGCAGGAACGAGAACGTGTTCGCGAACTCCACACCGCGCATCAGGCCCGGCGCCGCGCCGTTCTTGCCGCCGATGGTCTGCTCGCGCATCTGCACGTGCGCCTCGTCGACGAACACGTCGAGGATGCCAGTGTCGGTGAAATCGAGCATCGCGGTGAGCAGCGTCATCGACGCGGCCGGATGTTCGCCGCGTGCGGCAAGCACCGACAGCGCGGTCGCGAGCATCGTGCCGCCGACGCAGAAGCCGAGCGTGTTGATTTGCTCACGGCCGCTGATCTGCTGCACGGCGTCGATCGCCGCGAGCAGCCCTTCGTTCATGTAGTCGTCCCACGTCTTGTGCGCGACCGATGCATCGGCATTGCGCCACGACACGAGGAACACCTGATGGCCGTTCGACAGCGCATGCGCGACGAGAGAATTCTCGGGCTGCAGATCGAGGATGTAGAACTTGTTGATGCACGGCGGCACGATCAGCAGCGGCCGCTCGAACACCTTGTCCGTTTTCGGCGCGTACTGGATCAGCTGGATCAGGTCGTTCTCGTACACGACCGAGCCTTCGGTACAGCCGAGGTTCTTGCCGACCACGAACTGCGATTCGTCGGTCTGCGAAATCTTGCCGCGCTGCATGTCGCCGAGCAGATTCATCATCCCCTGGCGCAAGCTTTCGCCCTGCGTTTCGAGGATCGACTTCTGGGCGTCGGGATTGAGTGCGAGGAAGTTGCTCGGCGCGGCGGCGGCCGTCCACTGCTGGACCGAGAAGCGGATGCGTTCGCGCGTCTTCGGATCGGTCTCGAGCGCATCGGCCAGTTCCTGCAGGTAGCGCGCGTTGAGCAGATACCACGCCGCCGCGAACGCATGTGCGGGCGACGCCTTCCATGCATCCGCGCTGAAGCGGCGGTCCTTCAGTTCCGGCGGCTCGAACTTGGCGGCAGCGGCTTGCTGCATCAGCGTCATGCAGTCGCGCGCATAGTCGGACTGCAACTTCTGGAGCCGTTCGGGAGGAATCGCGGCAACCGGCAGCTTCAGGCCCGCGAACGGCGATGCGAGATTGCCGAGGCCGCCCAGATCGGGCATCGCCGGCATCTGGAACGGGAGCGATGCGGGGAACTGGAAGGCGGCGAACGGGTTCGCGGAAGTCGCGGCCGTTGCGGCGCGGGCCGGATCGGCGAAGCCGCGCCATGCGTTCAGCCATGACTCGAACATCTGCTGCATCGGCTGCGCGGCCTGACCGAAACCGGTGCTGCCCGCGGAAGTGCCCGCCTGAGCGGACGTCGACGAATTTTTCGATGCTGTCATTACCTGCCTTACCGGTGATTCGTGAGCGTCAATCGTGAAATCCTGCTCGCGCGCCGCATGCCGACTGCGAGCCGGGCCGTCATGCTCTGGAGAGGCGTCTCCAGATTCTGCCGCAGTGCGGTATTTTTATCATTATCGTTTTCCCCATGTGAAGCACCGCGTCAAACCACTGAACGTTTCATCCCGGAGATAATCCGCGCGCGACAGACGGGACAAGGCTTCCGCGGAAACATAAAATATTTTGCTTGACTTGACGCTGCGATTATTCATTAGGTGGTCAGTGCAACGACGCATTGCCGCGTCAATATCGAGACAAGTCCATTTTGCAGTGCAATAAGCCGCGCGTTCGAGCGCGCGGCCGGCCGTCATTCGGTCAGCCAGATGGCTGCGGCCATGCGTCCGGTGATGCGGTCGCGCCGGTATGAGTAGAAGCGCGCGGGTTCGGTGACCGTGCATGCGGTTCCGCCGCTCACGTGCGCGACGCCAGCGCGAGCGAGTCGCAGCCGGGCAAGCGCAGGCAGATCGGCGAGGAACTTGCCCGGCGCGGCATCGCTCGCGACGAACGCCTGCCGCGTCTCATCATGCTCCGACTGCGCAGCCGTGTCGAGGAACGCATCGCGCACGTCCGCGCCGACTTCGAATGCCTGCGGACCGATCGCCGGCCCGAGGTACGCATGGAGCTGGTCCGTCGCGCCGCCCGCGAGCGCGGCAACGCGGGCCGCGGTCTGCTCGACGATGCCGGCCGCAAGTCCGCGCCAGCCGGCGTGGGCGACACCCACGGCTCTGCCCTGCGCATCGCACAGCAACACCGGCATGCAGTCCGCGACCATCACGACGCAGACCGCACCCGCGCGGTCCGTCACGCTCGCGTCGGCCTGCACGGGTGCCGCGGCCTCAGGCGCGGCGCCGATCACCTCGTCCGCGCGCACGATCCGCGCGCCGTGCACCTGTTCGAGCCACGCCGCGCGCGACTGGCCTGCGAGCGCGAGCAGTCGCGCGCGATTGGCGGCGACATGGGCCGGATCGTCACCGGTGTGCAGGCCGAGATTCATGCCGCCCGCCAACGCGGCGCCATCCCGCCAGCGCCCATACGGACCTTCGCTCACGCCGCCGTCGCGCGTGGTGATCAGCGCCCGCACGCGCGGCGAAACGTGCCAGTCGGGGCGGATGCAGTCATGCCATGTCAACGGCGCCAGGTTCGTCATCGGCACTCACTCCTCCTCGTCGTCCACGTAGGGCTCATCGTCGTGATACTCGCCGGCGAAATCGTCGTCGTCGTAGACGTCGTCATCATCGTCGAATTCGTCGTCCTGGCCGAAGCCCAACGCCGCGACCAGTGCATTCATGTCGTCCGGCAGCGGGCAACGCCACTGCATCGTCTTGCCCGTGACCGGATGCACGAGGCCGAGCCGCCACGCATGCAGCGCCTGCCGTGCGAACCCGTTCGGCAGCGGCGCGACCGAGCGCTTGCCGCGCGCGCGGCCGTACACCGGATCGCCAAGCAACGGATGCCCGGCATGCGAGCAATGCACGCGGATCTGATGCGTGCGTCCGGTTTCGAGATCGCACTGGATCGCCGAAACGGGCTGACGTTGCCACACGCATGTGTCAACCGTGCGGAAATGCGTGCGCGCGGGCTTGCCCGACGCGCCGGTGACGACAGCCATGCGCGTGCGCTCGCGCGGATCGCGGCCGATCGGCGCGTCGATCGTGCCTTCGTCGGGCATCGTGCCCCACACGAGCGCGAAATAGCGGCGCTTCACGGTACGGGCTTGCAACTGGCGCACGAGATCGGTCTGTGCGGCGAGCGTGCGTGCCACCACCATCAGGCCCGACGTCTCCTTGTCGAGCCGGTGCACGATGCCCGCGCGCGGCAGGCCGGCCGCCGCGTCGCCGTAGCGGTGCAGCAGGCCGTTGAGGATGGTGCCGCTCCAGTTGCCGGCGGCCGGATGCACGACGAGGCCGGCCGGCTTGTTGATCACGACGAGCGCATCGTCCTCGTAGATCACGTCGAGCGGCACGGGCTCCGGCGTAAACGCGAGCTGCTCCGGCAGCAGGTCGGGCACAAGCGCGATTTTCGCGCCGAGCGGCACCGGCTGACGGATCTTCGCGGGCGCGCCGTCGACCAGCACGCGCTGCGCGTCGATCCAGCTCTGCAGGCGGCTGCGGGAGAATTCGGGAAACAGCTGGGCAAGCGCCTTGTCGAGGCGCTCGCCGGCAAGCGACAACGGCACTTCGACGATCCGAGGCGAGTCGTCGCCCGCGGCGGACGGCACGACGGGCGCCCGGATCGCGTCGCCGGCCAGATCGTCATCGAGGGAATCCCCTGACGCTGCGTCGGCGGGCCGATCGCTTGGGCTATAATCTTCGCGATTTGACTTGCCCCGCGGGGCATTCTGCGAACTTGAACGGGTCATTTAGACTGGGTCACCGAGACTTGAAGCTAGGACATGCGAGCATGATGAATTCGACCAAACGTACGGCCAAAACCGTCGCCGCCCGAGCTGCGGCGGTAGCGGCCGCGGCCCTCATCGCCGGCTGCCACGGCTTGCCGCAGAAGCAGGACGAGACGGCTACCTGGTCGAACAACAAATTATACTCAGAGGCCCAGGACGCACTGTCCGGCGGCGACTGGGGCAAGTGCGCGAAATACTTCGAATCGCTGCAAGGCCGCGATCCGTTCGGTCATTTCGCGCAACAGGCGCAGATCAACGTCGCGTACTGCAACTGGAAGGACAACGAACCGGCCGCCGCCGACCAGGCCGTCGACCGCTTCATCCAGCTCCACCCGGACCACCCGGACATCCCGTACGCGTACTACCTGAAGGGGATGATCCACTTCAACGACGATCTCGGCCTGTTCGGCCGCTTTTCCGGCCAGGACATGAGCGAGCGCGATCCGCAGGCGCTGCGCGAATCGTACGATGCGTTCAAGGTGGTCGTGGACCGCTTCCCGAAGAGCAAGTACGCGCCGGATGCGGCGGCCCGGATGCGCTACATCGTCAACGCGCTCGCGTCGCACGAAGTGCATGCGGCCGATTACTACTACCGGCGCGGCGCATATGTCGCGGCGATCAACCGCGCGCAACTCGCGATCAAGGACTACAAGGGTGCGCCCGCAATCGAAGACGCGCTGCACATCATGATCCTGTCGTACGGCAAGCTGAACCAGCCGCAACTCGCAGAAGATACGAAGCGCGTGCTCGCGGGCACGTTCCCGGACAGCCCGTACATCACGGGCCACTCGCGCCCGGGCTCGAAGAAGTCGTGGTGGCAATTCTGAGCGACGCCCGCCGCACCAGCAAAAAACCCGGCCATCGAGCCGGGTTTTTTGTTGCCGTCTGCGGCAGCGCGCGACGGTATGCCTACGCGCGTTGTTGCGCGCGATGCTCGTCGAAGAAGTCCTGCACGACCGCGATCTCGCGCGTGCGCTTGAACGGCGGCAGGCTCTGCCAGATCCGGCGGCCATAAGGCTTGTCGACGAGCCGCGTGTCGCAGATCATCAGCACGCCGCGATCCGTCTCCGCGCGAATCAGCCGGCCTGCGCCCTGCTTCAGCGTGATCACGGCCTGCGGCAGCTGGTGAACCGCGAACGGGCTCAGGCCCTTGCGGGTCAGCGCGTCGAGACGCGCGGCGAGCACCGGGTCGTCCGGCGGCGCGAACGGCAACTTGTCGATCACGACGAGCGACAGCGCGTCGCCGCGCACGTCGACCCCTTCCCAGAAGCTCTGGCTGCCAACCAGGATCGCATTCCCGTACGAGCGGAAGCGATCGAGCAATTCGGTGCGGCTTGCATCGCCCTGCACCAGCAGCGGCGTGTTCCAGCCGCGCGATTCGATCACGTCGCGCAATTTCGATGCGATCCGGTCGACCGCACGCAGCGTCGTGCACAGCATGAAGACCCCGCCGCCCGACGCCTCGATCGCCGGCAGCGCGGCGTCGAACACGGCATCGGTGAACGCCGGCGACGACGGCTGCGGCAGGTTGCGCGGCACGTACAGCAGCCCCTGTGTCTGATAGTCGAACGGGCTCGCGAGCGTCATCGAACGCCGCGAGCTGAGGCCCATCTGCGCCGCGTAGTGCGTGAAGTCGCCACGCACCGACAGCGTCGCCGACGTGAAGACCCACGCGCGCGGCACGCCGGCGCGCTGCTTCGCAAAGATCGGCGCGACCGACAGCGGCGTTTCGTGCAACTGCACGGTATGCGCGAACACCTCGACCCAGCGCACCTTCTCGCCCGGGTCGTCGCCGGCGGCGGTGTTGGCGGCTGCAGCGGCATCGGCCTTCGCGGCCGCTTCCGCCGCCGCGGGCGTGACCCAGCCGGCGAGCAGATCCTGCAATTCGCGGGCGCGCCGCAGGCAGGCGCCGAGCGACTCCGCACGCTCGGCCTGGCCGGCCAGCGCCGATGCGAGCGCATCGAGCGCCGCGTCGAGCGCGTCGAGCGCGCCGAACATCGGATGATCGTCGCCCAGCTGCGCAAGCGACATGCGCACGATCTGGTCGTTCGCGAACGCAAGGCGCAAGTCGCGGGCCGCGCGCTCGAGGTCGCCGCCGAGCTTCACCCATTCGACCGCATCGCGCGCATGGCTAAGACCTTCGGCGACCGTGTCGCGCGCGAGTTCGAGGATCTGCGTGGTCGACAGCGTCTCGCCGAAGAACAGCGTGGCCGTTTCAGGCAACTGATGCGCCTCGTCGAAGATCACCGTGTTCGCGTTCGGCAGCAGTTCGGCCATCCCGGTGTCACGCAACATGATGTCCGCGAAGAACAGGTGATGGTTGACCACGACGATGTCGGCCTGCTGCGCCTCGCGCCGCGCCTGCATCACGAAGCACTCCTTGTAGTGCGGGCACTCCTGGCCGAGGCAGTTGTCGCGAGTGGATGTGACCATCGACCACACGGGTGCCGTCTCCGGCACGCTCGCGAGTTCGGCCTTGTCGCCGCTCTTCGTGATCTTCGCGAAACGGACGATTTCCTGCAGGTACGCGGTGTCCTGCCGCGACGGCAGCCGGCCGTTGTCGGCCGTACGCTGCAGGTAGTAATGGCACAGGTAGTTCGAGCGACCCTTGAGCATCGCCACCGTCACCGGCACCGCGAGCGCGTTGCGCACGGTCGGGATGTCGCGCTGGAACAGTTGGTCCTGCAGGTGCTTCGTGCCGGTCGACACGATGACCTTGCCGCCCCACAGCATCGCCGGTACGAGGTACGCGTAGGTCTTGCCGGTGCCGGTGCCGGCTTCGACGATCAGCGTGTTGTCGCCGGCGTCGGTATCGGTGTCAACAGAGGTGTCCGCGGCGGGATCGGCCGGCT is a window of Burkholderia latens DNA encoding:
- a CDS encoding ATP-dependent DNA helicase, with amino-acid sequence MNSPLEANPDARRDASSAGRVRAPERTFELSRKRVDELDTIFGEGGLLARALDGYRPRQSQIEMARAVASAMEASARRLPEPEIFETRKRPARRLGDADKPADPAADTSVDTDTDAGDNTLIVEAGTGTGKTYAYLVPAMLWGGKVIVSTGTKHLQDQLFQRDIPTVRNALAVPVTVAMLKGRSNYLCHYYLQRTADNGRLPSRQDTAYLQEIVRFAKITKSGDKAELASVPETAPVWSMVTSTRDNCLGQECPHYKECFVMQARREAQQADIVVVNHHLFFADIMLRDTGMAELLPNANTVIFDEAHQLPETATLFFGETLSTTQILELARDTVAEGLSHARDAVEWVKLGGDLERAARDLRLAFANDQIVRMSLAQLGDDHPMFGALDALDAALDALASALAGQAERAESLGACLRRARELQDLLAGWVTPAAAEAAAKADAAAAANTAAGDDPGEKVRWVEVFAHTVQLHETPLSVAPIFAKQRAGVPRAWVFTSATLSVRGDFTHYAAQMGLSSRRSMTLASPFDYQTQGLLYVPRNLPQPSSPAFTDAVFDAALPAIEASGGGVFMLCTTLRAVDRIASKLRDVIESRGWNTPLLVQGDASRTELLDRFRSYGNAILVGSQSFWEGVDVRGDALSLVVIDKLPFAPPDDPVLAARLDALTRKGLSPFAVHQLPQAVITLKQGAGRLIRAETDRGVLMICDTRLVDKPYGRRIWQSLPPFKRTREIAVVQDFFDEHRAQQRA